A window from Pseudooceanicola algae encodes these proteins:
- a CDS encoding TonB-dependent receptor plug domain-containing protein: MRRLLLSSVALTVPCTALAQSASEVIILAPISVESDREVQTQTATPVTVIDSEEIEARQASTTAELLDSAPGVTLVNGSTPGGSAINIRGFGAWSGTYGNDQMVQIQIDGASSGAEELYRIGTQLYTDPALYKRAEVIRGSVGTFEYGSGAIGGMVRLETKDASDFTGGEPGFKLRQYLGYNSNGDGLVSSTTLAYQPDDVLELLFNYTYREQGEYVDGNGDTESDTDFETPSYLMKGTVHFGEDREHALTLSYNDTQSSEQDVPYDQFGQVDFGNVDRDIHSRTTILQYTYDSMDSDLINVDVTLSRADQEIEQSPTDPTSTNSLLDADHDYVTTKLTAKNTMEFASGEVDHRLRVGVEYMNRDRLDASSAPGGDDTRYAIFLVDDMEFGGFTFSPALRYEDQNIDGTDYGYDTYHNQALMGGASLRYQWDSGFAVFASYAYTEGLPILDDLSNPAYMTQSQTSTTYEIGASYASGSVIAPGDALAVKVNGYQTHVSDITSYSNVTDVEVQGIEVEAAYSTAAGYYTDLNASIANGYNRTVGATSDYWSQQPADQVRLGIGRRLGNGVNMKWEGVYNAEMTRSTDPTPSSFIHNISVSYAAQQGMLDGIEMRLAVENLMDEYYQPHLATRAAPGRTFKVSLAKTF, from the coding sequence ATGCGTCGCCTGCTATTGAGCAGCGTGGCGCTGACCGTCCCCTGTACCGCCCTTGCGCAATCGGCTTCCGAGGTCATCATCCTCGCCCCGATCAGCGTCGAATCCGACCGCGAAGTCCAGACCCAGACCGCCACGCCGGTCACCGTGATCGACAGCGAAGAGATCGAGGCGCGTCAGGCCTCCACCACTGCCGAACTGCTGGATTCCGCGCCCGGTGTCACGCTGGTGAATGGCTCGACCCCCGGCGGGTCGGCCATCAACATCCGGGGCTTCGGCGCCTGGTCGGGCACCTATGGCAATGACCAGATGGTGCAGATCCAGATCGACGGCGCCTCCAGCGGGGCCGAGGAGCTATACCGCATCGGAACCCAGCTTTACACCGACCCCGCGCTTTACAAGCGGGCCGAGGTCATCCGCGGCTCGGTCGGCACCTTCGAATACGGGTCGGGTGCAATCGGCGGCATGGTGCGGCTGGAAACCAAGGACGCCTCCGACTTCACGGGCGGCGAGCCGGGCTTCAAGCTGCGCCAGTACCTCGGCTACAATTCCAACGGCGACGGGCTGGTGTCCTCGACCACGCTGGCCTACCAGCCCGATGACGTGCTGGAACTGCTGTTCAACTACACCTACCGCGAGCAGGGAGAATACGTCGACGGCAATGGCGATACCGAATCCGACACGGATTTCGAAACGCCGTCCTACCTGATGAAGGGCACGGTACATTTCGGCGAAGACCGCGAACATGCCCTGACGCTAAGCTACAACGACACGCAAAGCTCGGAACAGGATGTTCCCTACGACCAGTTCGGCCAGGTCGATTTCGGCAATGTCGACCGCGACATTCATTCCCGGACCACGATCCTGCAATACACCTACGATTCCATGGACAGCGACCTGATCAATGTCGATGTCACGCTCAGCCGGGCGGATCAGGAGATCGAGCAATCCCCGACCGACCCGACCAGCACCAATTCCCTGCTGGATGCGGACCACGACTATGTCACGACCAAGCTGACAGCGAAGAACACGATGGAATTCGCTTCCGGCGAGGTCGATCACCGGCTGCGTGTCGGGGTCGAATACATGAACCGCGACAGGCTGGATGCCTCATCGGCGCCGGGCGGCGACGATACGCGCTATGCCATCTTCCTGGTCGATGACATGGAGTTCGGCGGTTTCACCTTCTCGCCCGCGCTGCGCTACGAAGACCAGAATATCGACGGCACCGATTATGGCTATGACACCTATCATAACCAGGCGCTGATGGGCGGCGCGTCGCTGCGCTACCAATGGGACAGCGGCTTCGCGGTTTTTGCCTCCTACGCCTATACCGAAGGCCTGCCGATCCTGGATGACCTGTCGAACCCGGCCTACATGACGCAATCTCAGACATCCACGACCTACGAAATCGGCGCCTCCTATGCCTCGGGCAGCGTCATCGCGCCGGGCGATGCCCTGGCGGTCAAGGTCAATGGCTACCAGACCCATGTGTCCGACATCACCTCCTATTCCAACGTCACCGACGTAGAGGTCCAGGGGATCGAGGTCGAGGCGGCCTATTCCACGGCAGCCGGCTATTACACCGACCTCAACGCCAGCATCGCAAACGGCTACAACCGGACGGTCGGCGCGACGTCGGATTACTGGTCGCAGCAACCGGCGGACCAGGTACGCCTGGGTATTGGCCGGCGTCTGGGCAATGGCGTGAACATGAAGTGGGAAGGCGTCTACAACGCCGAAATGACCCGGTCCACCGACCCGACCCCGTCCAGCTTCATCCACAATATCTCGGTCTCCTACGCGGCGCAGCAAGGGATGCTCGACGGGATCGAGATGCGCCTGGCGGTCGAGAACCTCATGGATGAATACTACCAGCCCCATCTTGCCACCCGCGCCGCCCCCGGCCGCACGTTCAAGGTCAGCCTGGCCAAGACCTTCTGA
- the osmF gene encoding glycine betaine ABC transporter substrate-binding protein OsmF — protein sequence MASRTYPTGRKSSVKKLLIPAVGLFAAFAVTAQAQTDITVSSKIDTEGGLLGNIIALALEDAGMPVERRLQLGGTQVVREALLAGQIDLYPEYTGNAAFFFNEADSDVWKNPQEAHDRAAELDAEANNVTWLDSAPANNTWAIAVTGPLAEENDLATMSDFGAWIANGGDVKLAASTEFVSSPAVLPAMQETYGFDLSEDQTVILSGGDTAATIQAAARGTSGVNAAMVYGTDGGIGATGLVVMEDDKGVQPVYEPTPIVRAEVLEEYPEIPEVLNPIFNALDMKTLQELNGRIQVGGEPAEAVARDYLTQSGVLD from the coding sequence ATGGCATCGCGCACTTATCCCACCGGAAGGAAATCATCCGTGAAGAAGCTCCTCATCCCCGCCGTAGGGCTGTTCGCAGCCTTTGCCGTCACCGCACAGGCTCAGACCGATATCACCGTCTCGTCCAAGATCGACACAGAGGGTGGGTTGCTTGGGAATATCATCGCCCTTGCGCTGGAAGATGCCGGGATGCCCGTCGAGCGGCGGCTACAGCTGGGCGGCACGCAGGTTGTCCGCGAGGCTCTTCTGGCCGGGCAGATCGACCTCTATCCGGAATACACCGGCAACGCGGCCTTCTTCTTCAATGAGGCCGACAGCGATGTCTGGAAGAACCCGCAGGAAGCGCACGACCGCGCCGCCGAGCTCGACGCCGAAGCCAACAACGTCACCTGGCTCGACAGCGCGCCGGCCAACAACACCTGGGCCATCGCCGTCACGGGCCCGCTGGCGGAAGAGAACGACCTGGCCACCATGTCCGATTTCGGCGCCTGGATTGCGAACGGGGGCGATGTGAAACTGGCGGCCTCGACCGAGTTCGTCTCGTCCCCGGCTGTTCTGCCCGCCATGCAGGAAACCTACGGCTTCGATCTGTCGGAAGACCAGACCGTGATCCTGTCGGGCGGTGACACGGCGGCGACGATCCAGGCCGCCGCGCGCGGCACATCGGGCGTGAACGCCGCGATGGTTTACGGCACCGATGGCGGCATCGGGGCGACGGGCCTTGTTGTCATGGAGGACGACAAGGGCGTGCAACCGGTCTACGAGCCGACCCCCATCGTCCGCGCCGAGGTGCTGGAAGAATATCCGGAAATCCCGGAGGTGCTGAACCCGATCTTCAACGCCCTCGACATGAAGACCTTGCAGGAGCTCAACGGCCGCATCCAGGTCGGCGGTGAGCCGGCCGAGGCCGTGGCGCGCGACTACCTGACGCAAAGCGGCGTGCTGGATTGA
- a CDS encoding CREC-EF hand family protein has translation MSRLLFPIAFAALLPGLALAQQDDAPAPGVAGGHRKSAFIAAHDADGDGVVMLDEYNDLRQSRFDGADMDHDGNLDEAEYVAEFQGRLDRQYADQGKAPDERYDRSMEQAHVRHAIVDRNRDGLLSWSEQQLVAASTFSGHDTDENGVVDDADPIPVREDDGDDSADGDTGGDQASDGAAQD, from the coding sequence ATGAGCCGCCTTCTTTTCCCGATCGCCTTCGCCGCCCTTCTGCCCGGCCTCGCGCTGGCACAGCAGGATGACGCGCCCGCCCCCGGTGTGGCCGGTGGCCACCGCAAATCCGCCTTCATCGCCGCTCATGATGCCGATGGCGACGGGGTCGTGATGCTCGATGAATACAACGACCTGCGCCAGTCACGCTTTGACGGGGCCGACATGGATCATGACGGCAACCTGGACGAGGCCGAATACGTCGCCGAATTCCAGGGCCGCCTTGACCGGCAATATGCCGATCAGGGCAAGGCGCCGGACGAGCGCTACGACCGTTCGATGGAACAGGCGCATGTGCGTCACGCCATCGTCGACCGCAACCGCGACGGGCTGTTGTCATGGTCCGAACAGCAACTGGTGGCCGCCTCGACCTTCAGCGGTCACGACACCGACGAGAACGGCGTGGTCGATGATGCCGACCCGATCCCGGTGCGCGAAGACGACGGTGATGACAGCGCCGACGGCGACACCGGCGGCGATCAGGCATCCGATGGCGCCGCACAGGACTGA
- a CDS encoding PepSY-associated TM helix domain-containing protein has product MAPVPVKSPAAAPRASAPMQGRRGWWMRQLQLWHWLTGAASLSTLIFFAVTGFVLNHPGFLSGRGDTEIREVALPAELRDALAADTTSGTAPLPPPVARWLLKETREPVSTLRGDFSEDEIWIDLPRPGGNGLALIDRAAGTASIEITRHGWLAVAADLHKGRDTGPAWSLVIDALALGALLFALSGLALLFLHARARPATWPVTAGGLALPAILFLLFIHA; this is encoded by the coding sequence ATGGCCCCCGTTCCGGTCAAATCCCCTGCCGCTGCGCCGCGCGCCTCTGCCCCGATGCAAGGCCGACGCGGCTGGTGGATGCGGCAATTGCAGCTTTGGCACTGGCTGACCGGCGCGGCGAGCCTGTCGACGCTGATCTTCTTCGCCGTGACCGGGTTCGTGCTGAACCACCCCGGTTTCCTCTCCGGGCGCGGCGACACCGAGATCCGCGAAGTTGCCCTGCCAGCCGAACTTCGGGACGCGCTGGCCGCAGATACCACCAGTGGCACCGCCCCCCTGCCGCCGCCCGTTGCGCGCTGGCTGCTGAAAGAGACCCGCGAGCCGGTCAGCACCCTGCGCGGGGACTTTTCCGAAGACGAGATCTGGATCGACCTACCGCGACCGGGCGGCAATGGACTGGCCCTGATCGATCGCGCGGCAGGCACTGCCAGCATCGAGATCACGCGGCACGGCTGGCTGGCCGTGGCGGCGGATCTGCACAAGGGGCGCGACACCGGTCCGGCCTGGTCGCTGGTCATCGACGCGCTGGCCCTTGGCGCACTGCTGTTCGCCCTGTCCGGGCTGGCGCTCCTGTTTCTGCATGCCCGCGCCCGCCCGGCGACCTGGCCGGTGACGGCGGGCGGGCTGGCGCTGCCCGCGATCCTGTTCCTGTTGTTCATCCATGCCTGA
- a CDS encoding YncE family protein, giving the protein MTPRQTPLRLATSLALAMSLAGLPLTARAQADFPAPAEMEGHFRLTAGGPGQPLHPGTQMTFRGTGFVPGQQITLQRGTYVLTGDAPLVADEAGEVTLDLTLPQAAAVGMHPIVVLAENPSATELLDLKISPEIPLSGSEAFEMTSVASPTPGLYQIAHSDRAKALFVTASSFRPNSSTLMKLDPETLETIASITPAPYADTNEDDGENDGEQNPYATGPASVFGLGLDDSHGHVWATNTASNSVAVYDQDDLSLVHQFPQGQVYHSREVIVDEVHSKAYVTSSATARVHVFDTETLEPLEVIEIPSSLRGEDFYVMNSAIDAEGGRLFVSSRATSELAVIDLESRGVTSVFALPGAIHATGIAFDATSGRVFVSGQGSDNVLIVDPDAGKVLHTVPVGAGALSISFDPAGQLAWVTNRGAGTISAVDAQGHIVATLDLGSYPNDVTSGPDGTVYAVNKSFGADDPRGDLITAIRPR; this is encoded by the coding sequence ATGACCCCCAGACAAACCCCGTTGCGCCTTGCGACCTCGCTTGCGCTGGCGATGTCCCTTGCCGGCCTGCCGCTGACCGCGCGCGCGCAAGCCGATTTCCCCGCCCCTGCCGAGATGGAAGGACACTTCCGCCTGACTGCCGGCGGTCCCGGCCAGCCCTTGCATCCCGGCACGCAGATGACCTTTCGCGGGACCGGTTTCGTGCCCGGCCAGCAGATCACCCTGCAACGGGGCACCTATGTCCTGACCGGTGATGCGCCTCTGGTCGCGGATGAGGCCGGAGAAGTCACGCTGGATCTGACCCTGCCGCAAGCCGCCGCCGTGGGCATGCATCCGATCGTGGTGCTGGCCGAGAATCCTTCGGCGACAGAGCTTCTGGACCTCAAGATCTCGCCCGAGATTCCGCTGTCGGGTAGCGAGGCTTTTGAGATGACCTCTGTCGCCTCGCCCACGCCGGGCCTCTACCAGATCGCCCATAGCGACCGTGCCAAGGCGCTGTTCGTCACGGCCTCGTCCTTCCGGCCCAATAGCTCGACCCTGATGAAGCTGGACCCGGAAACGCTGGAAACCATCGCCAGCATCACGCCCGCGCCCTATGCGGACACAAACGAGGACGATGGCGAGAACGATGGCGAGCAGAACCCCTATGCCACGGGTCCGGCGTCCGTTTTCGGGCTCGGTCTGGACGATAGCCATGGCCATGTCTGGGCGACCAACACCGCATCGAACAGCGTCGCGGTCTATGACCAGGACGACCTGTCGCTGGTCCACCAGTTCCCCCAGGGCCAAGTCTATCACAGCCGCGAAGTGATCGTGGACGAAGTCCACAGCAAAGCCTATGTGACCTCTTCCGCCACAGCCAGGGTGCATGTCTTCGACACCGAGACGCTGGAGCCGCTTGAGGTGATCGAGATCCCCTCCTCCCTGCGCGGCGAGGATTTCTATGTCATGAACAGCGCCATTGATGCCGAGGGCGGTCGCCTTTTCGTCAGCAGCCGTGCAACCAGCGAGTTGGCCGTGATCGACCTGGAAAGCCGGGGCGTCACCAGCGTCTTTGCCCTGCCCGGCGCGATCCACGCCACGGGCATTGCCTTTGACGCGACCAGCGGGCGGGTCTTTGTGTCCGGGCAAGGGTCGGACAATGTGCTGATCGTCGATCCGGATGCCGGCAAGGTCCTGCATACGGTGCCAGTCGGCGCTGGCGCGCTGAGCATCAGTTTTGATCCCGCCGGTCAGCTCGCCTGGGTGACCAATCGCGGCGCCGGCACGATCTCGGCCGTGGATGCCCAAGGGCATATCGTTGCGACGCTCGACCTTGGCAGCTATCCCAACGACGTGACCAGCGGCCCGGACGGCACGGTCTATGCGGTCAACAAGTCCTTCGGCGCCGACGATCCCCGGGGCGATCTGATCACCGCCATTCGCCCGCGCTAA
- a CDS encoding TetR/AcrR family transcriptional regulator yields MTSESAGGRPVNAQAGAALKAAALRLVREKGYDKVSIAAIAQEAGVARQTLYNRWNTKADLVLDAVFEVTQNYAAAIPLDDARDCCVVLEEFLTSIFSHLTADGDILRALIAAAQQDVKFQETFYTKFVLPREKMITIFLQRAKERGELSPNRNAELVSGYIHGAFWYRLLNRGTLDAKFARAIASDVFERSTAAASGTGALNGLT; encoded by the coding sequence ATGACCAGTGAAAGTGCGGGCGGGCGCCCCGTGAACGCCCAAGCGGGTGCAGCCCTGAAAGCGGCTGCTCTACGCCTCGTGCGCGAGAAAGGTTACGATAAGGTCTCGATAGCAGCGATCGCCCAAGAGGCTGGTGTGGCACGCCAAACGCTTTACAATCGATGGAACACGAAAGCCGATCTTGTCCTGGATGCCGTGTTCGAAGTGACGCAGAACTACGCGGCTGCCATTCCGCTGGATGATGCCCGAGATTGCTGCGTCGTGCTTGAAGAGTTCCTGACAAGCATCTTCAGCCACCTGACCGCCGATGGGGACATTCTGCGCGCCCTGATCGCGGCCGCCCAGCAAGATGTGAAATTTCAAGAGACGTTCTATACCAAGTTCGTTTTGCCGCGGGAGAAGATGATCACGATCTTCCTGCAACGGGCCAAAGAGCGTGGAGAGCTGTCACCAAACCGAAACGCAGAGCTGGTTTCTGGCTATATTCACGGTGCATTCTGGTACCGGCTGCTTAATCGGGGGACACTTGACGCCAAGTTCGCAAGGGCGATCGCGTCCGACGTTTTTGAACGCTCGACTGCGGCGGCAAGCGGGACCGGGGCGCTGAACGGCTTGACCTGA
- a CDS encoding FAD:protein FMN transferase, whose protein sequence is MPETCNRVLVEPGSPSHMAGPGWRRLSARGQSMGTQWSLQCWTCPGLPDPAPLINRAWDEAIALFSPWSRDSALSRFNHAAPGWHVLPPEITGLLDLARDIAARTGGALDPTLGRLTDLWGFGPSGPVTTPPTPDALERARAASGLQKLHAPKGGDANQLYQPGGLWLDFGGIAKGWAVDRASALLHTAGLTTHMIELGGEIAAKGLSPEGAPWWIEVEAAPGAPSARWLGALHRGAVAGSGTWRRRSGAPGQDWSHSLNPATGRPCDGAVVGVHVFHPSAASADAWASALMVLPPETGLTIAADNDLSVLLTLRGPGGQVIRQASPALMEWEAA, encoded by the coding sequence ATGCCTGAGACTTGCAACCGCGTCCTTGTCGAACCCGGCAGCCCCAGCCACATGGCCGGCCCCGGCTGGCGGCGCCTTTCGGCCCGAGGTCAGAGCATGGGCACGCAATGGTCCCTGCAATGCTGGACCTGCCCCGGCCTGCCCGACCCGGCACCCCTGATCAACCGCGCCTGGGACGAGGCCATCGCCCTGTTCAGCCCCTGGTCCCGCGACAGCGCCCTGTCCCGGTTCAACCACGCCGCACCCGGCTGGCACGTCCTTCCACCAGAGATCACCGGCCTGCTGGACCTCGCCCGCGACATCGCCGCGCGGACCGGGGGGGCCCTTGACCCGACGCTTGGCCGCTTGACCGACCTCTGGGGCTTCGGCCCTTCGGGTCCGGTGACCACGCCCCCCACGCCTGACGCACTGGAGCGGGCAAGGGCGGCCTCGGGCCTGCAAAAGCTGCATGCACCCAAGGGGGGTGATGCGAACCAGCTATACCAACCCGGCGGGCTCTGGCTCGATTTCGGCGGGATAGCCAAGGGCTGGGCGGTGGACCGCGCCTCGGCCCTGCTTCACACCGCGGGGCTGACCACCCATATGATCGAACTGGGCGGAGAGATCGCCGCCAAGGGCCTGTCCCCCGAGGGCGCCCCCTGGTGGATCGAGGTCGAGGCCGCGCCCGGAGCCCCCTCCGCCCGCTGGCTGGGCGCCCTGCATCGCGGCGCAGTGGCCGGATCGGGCACCTGGCGCCGCCGAAGCGGGGCACCGGGGCAGGATTGGAGCCATAGCCTGAACCCCGCCACCGGACGCCCCTGCGACGGCGCAGTGGTGGGCGTGCATGTCTTTCACCCTTCTGCCGCCAGCGCCGATGCCTGGGCCAGCGCGCTGATGGTGTTGCCGCCGGAAACCGGGCTGACCATCGCAGCCGACAACGACCTGAGCGTCTTGCTGACCCTGCGCGGCCCCGGAGGCCAGGTGATCCGGCAAGCCAGCCCCGCCCTGATGGAATGGGAGGCGGCATGA
- a CDS encoding DUF2271 domain-containing protein, translating into MTLTRLALPVVAGGLLASPAQAGEMVLNVTIPQIDATPYYRPYLAVWVETVEDKTPLATVAVWYDTRLRDDLGTSFLSNLRNWWRATGKEMTLPADGISGPTRGPGSHDITLDGTSPGLADLDPGQYTLAVEVAREDGARDLVRLPFDWTGAAATASAKGTDELGALHLTVTP; encoded by the coding sequence ATGACCCTGACCAGACTTGCACTGCCGGTCGTGGCGGGGGGGCTTCTGGCCTCTCCGGCGCAGGCCGGCGAAATGGTGCTGAACGTCACGATCCCGCAGATAGACGCAACCCCCTACTACCGCCCCTACCTGGCGGTCTGGGTCGAGACGGTGGAAGACAAGACCCCGCTGGCCACCGTGGCAGTCTGGTACGACACCCGCCTGCGCGATGACCTCGGCACCAGCTTCCTGAGCAACCTGCGCAACTGGTGGCGCGCCACGGGCAAGGAGATGACACTGCCCGCCGACGGGATCAGCGGGCCGACCCGTGGCCCGGGCAGTCACGACATCACGCTGGACGGCACCTCGCCGGGACTGGCCGATCTCGACCCCGGTCAATACACGCTGGCCGTCGAGGTCGCGCGCGAAGACGGGGCGCGCGACCTTGTGCGCCTGCCCTTCGACTGGACCGGCGCGGCGGCCACCGCCAGCGCCAAAGGGACCGATGAACTTGGTGCGCTGCACCTGACGGTCACGCCCTGA
- a CDS encoding multidrug effflux MFS transporter — protein sequence MPPITLTPKHAAAITATLGLLSLFPPLATDMYLAALGDLATSMGSTHTAAEFSLSIFFLGLCMGQLLLGPLTDSYGRKGPLLVGTALFTVTSVALPLVNDIAWFNALRFVQAIGASAGMVVGRAVVKDLYEGRRAAQVMTVLVMLLTVGPIASPTLGSILLEAFGWRSIFATMALISIVALGLSLVVLPETLPVSARKTRPFIDGARAAALLLSQRRFVVMALVSGLVQGGMFAFITGSSGVFQGIFGLGPFEFGIMFAVIAAALIMFGKVNGVLLNRYNPEQIVTAGLPVFVASTLLLTLVSGTDTLWVFAIPLWVSIGMVGLLSANAMSITMELSGEGAGMGSALLGAIQFAIAFSVSSCVALGGTDVALPMSLGLLVTSGSAAILFYAFGDRAQNR from the coding sequence ATGCCCCCAATTACCCTTACCCCGAAACACGCCGCGGCCATAACGGCCACGTTGGGTTTGCTGTCTTTGTTCCCGCCGTTGGCAACGGATATGTACCTCGCGGCGCTCGGCGATCTGGCCACCTCGATGGGATCCACCCATACGGCGGCAGAATTCTCTTTGTCGATCTTCTTTCTCGGGCTCTGCATGGGGCAGCTTTTGCTCGGGCCCTTGACCGACAGCTATGGCCGCAAGGGACCCCTGTTGGTTGGGACCGCCTTGTTTACCGTAACATCTGTCGCCCTGCCGCTGGTCAACGACATCGCGTGGTTCAATGCCCTGCGCTTTGTACAGGCCATCGGGGCAAGCGCAGGCATGGTGGTCGGTCGTGCTGTCGTCAAGGATTTGTATGAAGGGCGCCGTGCGGCACAGGTGATGACCGTGCTTGTCATGCTGCTGACAGTCGGGCCGATTGCGTCACCAACCTTGGGCAGTATACTGCTCGAAGCGTTCGGCTGGCGTTCGATCTTTGCCACGATGGCGCTCATCAGCATCGTAGCGCTCGGGCTGTCGTTGGTGGTCTTGCCCGAAACCCTACCTGTTTCGGCCCGGAAAACCCGACCCTTCATCGACGGTGCGCGTGCAGCGGCCCTGCTGTTGTCACAGCGTAGATTTGTTGTCATGGCGCTTGTGTCGGGTCTCGTTCAGGGCGGCATGTTTGCGTTCATCACGGGATCATCAGGGGTCTTTCAAGGGATCTTCGGGCTGGGCCCGTTTGAATTCGGCATCATGTTCGCTGTCATTGCTGCGGCGTTGATCATGTTCGGCAAGGTCAACGGAGTTTTGCTCAACCGCTACAACCCCGAGCAGATTGTCACGGCGGGGCTGCCAGTATTTGTTGCCTCGACCCTGCTTTTGACGCTGGTGTCCGGTACGGACACGCTTTGGGTTTTTGCCATTCCTCTGTGGGTTTCAATCGGCATGGTCGGACTGCTTTCGGCAAATGCGATGTCGATCACGATGGAGCTGTCCGGGGAGGGGGCTGGCATGGGTTCAGCACTGCTCGGCGCCATTCAGTTCGCCATCGCATTTTCCGTGTCATCCTGCGTCGCCTTGGGGGGCACTGATGTGGCTCTGCCGATGTCCCTTGGGCTATTGGTCACCTCCGGTTCCGCGGCGATCTTGTTCTACGCATTCGGCGACCGAGCACAAAACAGGTAG
- a CDS encoding flavodoxin domain-containing protein translates to MIDALSPDPLRLGLAALIGLGWIAPTLTRKWRRGQAAAPRTTPDQPLVLFASQTGQTMALARQQAARLGTTALPLDAVTPECLSKTREAWFLLASAGDGEAPDNARTFAKALARSRPDLSGLRYGLLALGDRRYPSFCGFGRQIDGWLADHGARALFPRIDVDSLAPADLEKWEAALPVTACEPCLPPLSAPDLWHLRDREKLTPGQKEEAVYRLHLAPSGPAPDWTPGAIADVMLTAPDGSPRQRSYSVASLPDSGAVELILRRRQTGEGLLGIGSAWLTGGLPLGAALRMTLRDNPNLGALQAADQADRPLLLIATGTGLAAVLGPLRQRLGSRGTAPIWLIHGERHDVFAPLSELQDQSPPRLQIDAVLSRGGPAPCRLPDWLTARRDRLRDFTASGATVLICGSHAPGAAILAALETCLSEPGDSAPAEPCLDALRRQDRLLTEFY, encoded by the coding sequence ATGATCGACGCGCTCAGCCCCGATCCCCTGCGCCTTGGCCTTGCCGCCTTGATCGGCCTTGGCTGGATCGCGCCCACGCTGACCCGGAAATGGCGACGTGGCCAGGCGGCTGCCCCCCGCACGACGCCCGACCAACCTCTTGTCCTCTTTGCCTCGCAAACCGGGCAGACCATGGCGCTGGCGCGGCAACAGGCGGCCCGGCTTGGCACCACGGCCCTGCCGCTGGACGCCGTGACGCCCGAATGCCTGAGCAAAACGCGCGAGGCCTGGTTCCTGCTGGCCTCGGCCGGGGATGGCGAGGCACCCGACAATGCTCGCACCTTTGCCAAGGCGCTTGCCCGGTCACGCCCGGACCTGAGCGGCCTGCGCTACGGCCTTCTGGCGCTTGGCGACCGGCGCTACCCGTCGTTCTGCGGCTTCGGACGTCAGATCGACGGCTGGCTGGCGGATCATGGCGCGCGCGCGCTGTTCCCCCGCATAGACGTCGACAGCCTTGCCCCCGCCGACCTTGAGAAATGGGAAGCCGCTTTGCCGGTCACGGCTTGCGAACCTTGCCTCCCCCCCCTTTCCGCGCCTGACCTATGGCACCTGAGAGACCGCGAAAAGCTGACCCCAGGACAGAAGGAAGAGGCCGTCTATCGCCTGCACCTCGCACCTTCTGGCCCAGCGCCCGACTGGACCCCCGGCGCAATCGCCGATGTGATGCTCACCGCCCCGGATGGCAGCCCCCGCCAACGCAGCTATTCCGTGGCTTCCCTTCCCGACAGCGGCGCGGTCGAACTGATCCTGCGGCGGCGTCAGACCGGGGAAGGCCTGCTCGGCATCGGTTCTGCCTGGCTGACCGGCGGGCTGCCCCTGGGCGCGGCGCTGCGGATGACCCTGCGCGACAATCCAAACCTTGGCGCCCTGCAAGCCGCCGACCAGGCCGACCGCCCGCTGTTGCTGATCGCGACCGGCACCGGGCTGGCGGCGGTCCTGGGTCCGTTGCGCCAGCGCCTCGGGTCGCGCGGGACAGCCCCGATCTGGCTGATCCATGGCGAACGCCACGACGTCTTCGCCCCCCTTTCGGAATTGCAGGATCAATCCCCGCCCCGGCTGCAGATCGACGCGGTGCTGTCGCGCGGCGGGCCTGCCCCCTGCCGCCTGCCCGATTGGCTGACCGCCCGGCGGGACCGCCTGCGTGATTTCACCGCCTCGGGCGCGACTGTGCTGATCTGCGGCAGCCACGCCCCCGGCGCTGCCATTCTGGCCGCCCTTGAAACCTGCCTTTCAGAACCGGGCGATTCCGCCCCGGCCGAACCCTGCCTTGACGCCCTGCGCCGTCAGGACCGTCTTCTGACCGAATTTTACTGA